One part of the Phragmites australis chromosome 3, lpPhrAust1.1, whole genome shotgun sequence genome encodes these proteins:
- the LOC133911201 gene encoding uncharacterized protein LOC133911201 yields MSTPTPAAARSAAVAMDYTLAALKVFGSQLAASTEAPSSEGSSAAQMLFGIRYQRAWIQGMLLSADYNEAGEGRLVLDDGSCVADLFVLPKEAEGRQWRAGMYVMVIGAYVAAESKDNYPAIKVHKIVDLSAQPNRDAMWYMEVAEAYNFFYLPFSASSPPS; encoded by the exons ATGTCGACCCCGACCCCTGCGGCGGCGCGGTCTGCTGCGGTCGCCATGGACTACACACTCGCGGCGCTGAAGGTCTTCGGCTCCCAGCTCGCCGCCTCCACCGAGGCGCCGTCCTCCGAGGGCTCCTCCGCCGCGCAGATGCTCTTCGGCATCCGCTACCAGCGCGCCTGGATCCAG GGCATGCTCCTATCGGCGGATTACAATGAGGCCGGCGAAGGGCGCCTGGTGCTGGATGACGGGTCCTGCGTCGCCGACCTCTTCGTCTTGCCCAAAGAAGCCGAGGGACGGCAGTGGCGGGCAG GGATGTATGTAATGGTTATTGGGGCATACGTTGCAGCAGAGTCTAAGGACAATTATCCAGCTATCAAG GTGCATAAGATAGTCGATCTCTCGGCCCAGCCAAACCGTGATGCAATGTGGTACATGGAAGTAGCCGAGGCCTACAATTTCTTTTACTTGCCATTCTCAGCTTCTAGTCCCCCGTCATGA
- the LOC133913045 gene encoding glucosamine inositolphosphorylceramide transferase 1-like — MPSSSPPRPAMSTAAAMRRHPHPAPTPSAPAYLAAMLALLALAAIAFSRVAFPGFPHPPDTRRCRPDAEGSWSAGVFLGDSPFSLKPIEYWGINSDAGAAWPVANPAVTCADVAKAGFPVSFVANPFLFIQGDAIYMFFETKNPVTSQGDIAAAVSKDAGATWQQLGVVLDEEWHLSYPYMFSYENKIYMMPESGKNGNLRLYRAVNFPLKWKLEKVLLEKPLVDSVIVNFQGSYWLIGSDFSSYGAKKTGKVCIWYSSFPLGPWSPHKQNSIHNTYNRSSARNGGRPFIYNGNLYRVGKDRGFGSGHSIKVFKVEVLTANEYKEFEVPFVLEKPLKGQNAWNGARSHHLDVQQLPIGKLWIGVMDGDRVPSGDSVHRLILGYMFYGVTSILVLLLGGLIGSIKCILPLRWYLPHTEKRSDSFNVHQQFFLYHKLSSLISNVNKLGSLIGSRIYYRSWKGQLYIGGITLILVVLTCFGTHYIFGGNGAEEPYPVKGRYSQFTLLTMTYDARLWNLKMFVEHYSKCASVREIVVVWNKGRPPVQGELKSMVPVRVRVENKNTLNNRFNIDREIKTRAVMELDDDIMMTCDDLERGFKVWREHPDRIVGYYPRLAEGRPLEYRNERHARKKGGYNIILTGAAFMDHRLAFKRYWSKEAQTGRQIVDSFFNCEDVLLNFLFANASSTSTVEYVKPAWAIDMSKFSGVAISRNTQAHYHVRSKCLAIFSEIYGNLTTKRFFNSRGDGWDVL; from the exons ATGCCGTCGTCGTCACCCCCGCGGCCGGCAATGTCGACAGCGGCGGCGATGCGCCGCCACCCGCACCCCGCTCCTACGCCCTCCGCGCCCGCCTACCTCGCCGCGATGCTCGCGCTCCTCGCCCTCGCCGCGATCGCCTTCTCCCGCGTCGCCTTCCCCGGCTTCCCGCACCCGCCCGACacccgccgctgccgccctgACGCCGAGGGGTCTTGGTCCGCCGGCGTATTCCTCGGGGATTCCCCCTTCTCGCTCAAGCCCATCGAATAC TGGGGGATCAACAGCGACGCGGGAGCGGCGTGGCCGGTGGCAAACCCCGCGGTGACGTGTGCCGACGTGGCGAAGGCCGGATTCCCCGTCAGCTTCGTCGCCAACCCCTTCCTCTTCATCCAG GGGGATGCCATTTATATGTTTTTCGAGACCAAGAATCCTGTTACATCGCAAGGCGACATTGCTGCTGCCGTGAGCAAGGATGCCGGTGCAACATGGCAGCAGCTGGGTGTAGTGTTGGATGAGGAGTGGCACCTTTCTTATCCGTATATGTTTAGCTACGAAAACAAG ATCTACATGATGCCTGAAAGCGGCAAGAATGGAAACCTTCGGTTGTATCGAGCTGTAAATTTCCCCCTTAAGTGGAAATTGGAAAAAGTCCTTCTGGAGAAGCCACTTGTTGACTCCGTCATTGTAAATTTCCAGGGTTCCTATTGGCTCATTGGATCAGATTTTAGTTCTTATGGTGCAAAGAAGACAGGAAAAGTCTGTATTTGGTACAGCAGCTTTCCTCTTGGTCCTTGGAGTCCGCACAAGCAAAATTCAATTCATAACACGTACAACAGGTCGAGTGCTAGAAATGGAGGTAGGCCATTCATTTACAATGGTAATCTTTATCGCGTAGGCAAAGACCGTGGTTTTGGATCTGGCCACAGTATCAAAGTGTTCAAAGTTGAAGTCCTAACAGCAAATGAATACAAGGAATTTGAGGTCCCGTTTGTCCTCGAAAAGCCTTTGAAGGGCCAAAATGCATGGAATGGTGCACGGTCCCATCACCTTGATGTCCAACAGCTTCCAATAGGTAAACTTTGGATTGGGGTAATGGATGGTGACAGAGTGCCCTCGGGTGACTCAGTTCATCGTCTGATCTTAGGCTACATGTTTTATGGCGTTACTTCCATTTTGGTTCTCCTGCTTGGTGGGCTTATTGGTTCAATCAAGTGCATCTTACCACTCAGATGGTATCTACCACATACTGAGAAACGGAGTGACTCCTTCAATGTACACCAGCAGTTCTTTCTATACCATAAGCTTAGTTCGCTGATCTCCAACGTTAACAAGTTGGGATCTCTTATTGGTTCAAGAATTTATTACAGATCTTGGAAAGGCCAACTTTACATAGGTGGGATAACATTGATTTTAGTGGTCCTAACTTGCTTTGGGACTCACTACATCTTTGGTGGCAATGGTGCAGAAGAGCCATATCCTGTTAAGGGAAGATACTCACAGTTCACATTGTTGACCATGACCTATGATGCTCGACTTTGGAATCTGAAGATGTTTGTGGAGCATTACTCCAAATGTGCATCAGTGAGGGAGATTGTTGTTGTCTGGAACAAAGGTCGACCCCCAGTGCAAGGTGAATTGAAGTCGATGGTGCCTGTGAGGGTCAGAGTTGAAAATAAGAACACTCTGAACAACAGATTCAACATAGACAGAGAAATTAAGACAAGAGCTGTTATGGAGCTCGATGATGATATCATGATGACATGTGATGACTTAGAGCGTGGATTCAAGGTATGGAGGGAGCACCCTGATAGAATTGTTGGGTACTATCCACGCCTTGCTGAGGGCAGGCCGCTAGAATACCGCAATGAGAGGCATGCTCGGAAAAAAGGAGGTTATAACATCATACTAACGGGAGCAGCATTTATGGATCATCGGCTGGCCTTCAAGAGGTATTGGAGCAAAGAGGCTCAGACAGGAAGGCAGATTGTCGATagtttcttcaattgtgaggaTGTTCTCCTAAATTTCTTGTTTGCAAATGCAAGCTCGACGAGCACGGTAGAATATGTGAAGCCGGCTTGGGCAATTGATATGTCTAAGTTCTCAGGAGTAGCCATTAGTCGAAACACACAAGCACATTATCATGTTAGGAGCAAATGCCTTGCTATATTTTCAGAAATCTATGGGAATTTGACTACCAAGAGGTTCTTTAACAGCCGAGGTGATGGCTGGGATGTGTTGTGA
- the LOC133913046 gene encoding uncharacterized protein LOC133913046 isoform X1, whose amino-acid sequence MASSLQQSLPGIGCRNILARARVQCLTAAPHAPRLHLLLHVNGGKKGHSPTLKAGNTIRLSRRRDLCVIAEATAAAKVSPASPRGVTISDVIWPSAGAFLAMAVLGKLDQMVAFKGVSLTIAPLGAVCCVLFSAPDSPAAKKYNMFVAQISCAAFGVLALSLFGSGWLARGAALSACIAFMTITGSSHPPAAGLPLLFIDSPKFHNLQLWYALFPGAAGCVVLCLIQEVVVYLKKNFKF is encoded by the exons ATGGCATCGTCGTTGCAGCAGAGCCTGCCCGGCATTGGCTGCCGCAACATCTTGGCACGAGCGAGGGTGCAATGTCTGACAGCGGCGCCCCATGCGCCGCGTCTGCATCTTCTCCTGCATGTTAATGGCGGCAAGAAGGGTCATTCCCCCACCCTTAAGGCTGGCAATACGATAAGGTTAAGCCGGAGAAGGGACCTGTGCGTCATCGCTGAAGCGACCGCGGCGGCCAAGGTCTCACCGGCGTCGCCTCGCGGCGTCACCATCAGCGATGTGATTTGGCCTTCTGCTG GTGCATTCTTGGCAATGGCAGTACTGGGAAAACTAGATCAAATGGTGGCGTTCAAGGGAGTATCACTGACCATTGCGCCACTTGGAGCAGTCTGCTGCGTGCTTTTCAGCGCTCCAGACTCACCTGCAGCTAAG AAATATAATATGTTCGTTGCCCAGATTAGCTGTGCGGCTTTTGGTGTATTAGCCCTTTCATTGTTTGGGTCTGGCTGGTTAGCAAGAGGTGCAGCTCTTTCTGCCTGCATAGCATTCATGACCATCACAGGTTCCTCACATCCTCCAG CTGCAGGCTTGCCCCTCTTGTTTATCGACAGTCCCAAGTTTCACAACTTGCAATTATGGTACGCTCTTTTCCCTGGAGCTGCAGGTTGCGTCGTTCTTTGCTTGATT CAAGAGGTGGTAGTTTACCTGAAGAAGAACTTCAAGTTTTGA
- the LOC133913046 gene encoding uncharacterized protein LOC133913046 isoform X2 has protein sequence MASSLQQSLPGIGCRNILARARVQCLTAAPHAPRLHLLLHVNGGKKGHSPTLKAGNTIRLSRRRDLCVIAEATAAAKVSPASPRGVTISDVIWPSAGAFLAMAVLGKLDQMVAFKGVSLTIAPLGAVCCVLFSAPDSPAAKISCAAFGVLALSLFGSGWLARGAALSACIAFMTITGSSHPPAAGLPLLFIDSPKFHNLQLWYALFPGAAGCVVLCLIQEVVVYLKKNFKF, from the exons ATGGCATCGTCGTTGCAGCAGAGCCTGCCCGGCATTGGCTGCCGCAACATCTTGGCACGAGCGAGGGTGCAATGTCTGACAGCGGCGCCCCATGCGCCGCGTCTGCATCTTCTCCTGCATGTTAATGGCGGCAAGAAGGGTCATTCCCCCACCCTTAAGGCTGGCAATACGATAAGGTTAAGCCGGAGAAGGGACCTGTGCGTCATCGCTGAAGCGACCGCGGCGGCCAAGGTCTCACCGGCGTCGCCTCGCGGCGTCACCATCAGCGATGTGATTTGGCCTTCTGCTG GTGCATTCTTGGCAATGGCAGTACTGGGAAAACTAGATCAAATGGTGGCGTTCAAGGGAGTATCACTGACCATTGCGCCACTTGGAGCAGTCTGCTGCGTGCTTTTCAGCGCTCCAGACTCACCTGCAGCTAAG ATTAGCTGTGCGGCTTTTGGTGTATTAGCCCTTTCATTGTTTGGGTCTGGCTGGTTAGCAAGAGGTGCAGCTCTTTCTGCCTGCATAGCATTCATGACCATCACAGGTTCCTCACATCCTCCAG CTGCAGGCTTGCCCCTCTTGTTTATCGACAGTCCCAAGTTTCACAACTTGCAATTATGGTACGCTCTTTTCCCTGGAGCTGCAGGTTGCGTCGTTCTTTGCTTGATT CAAGAGGTGGTAGTTTACCTGAAGAAGAACTTCAAGTTTTGA
- the LOC133913047 gene encoding ferredoxin C 2, chloroplastic isoform X1, giving the protein MACAAAAAATYAHALPLPPSPLPQPQAHQLANHMARIGAGRGPCLWRSDKSSSILVGSAPLLPSSPSANRPARGTRARASELQRAPGTAIAAGVATHKVTVHDRERGVVHEFVVPEDQYILHTAEAQDIRLPFACRHGCCTSCAVRIKSGQIRQPEALGISAELKDKGYALLCVGFPTCDVEVETQDEDEVYWLQFGRYFARGPVERDDYALELAMGDE; this is encoded by the exons AtggcctgcgccgccgccgccgccgccacgtaCGCACACGCTCTCCCCTTGCCCCCTTCTCCTCTACCACAGCCACAGGCACATCAGTTGGCGAATCACAT GGCTCGCATCGGAGCTGGGAGAGGACCCTGTCTGTGGAGGAGCGACAAGAGCTCGAGCATTCTCGTCGGTTCCGCGCCCCTGCTTCCTTCGTCGCCGTCCGCAAACCGCCCCGCCCGGGGCACGAGGGCGCGCGCCTCGGAGCTGCAGCGGGCGCCCGGGACGGCCATTGCCGCTGGTGTCGCGACGCACAAGGTCACCGTCCACGACCGGGAGCGCGGGGTCGTCCACGAGTTCGTCGTGCCAGAG GACCAGTACATTCTGCACACCGCGGAGGCGCAGGACATCAGGCTGCCTTTCGCGTGCCGCCATG GTTGCTGTACTAGCTGCGCTGTTCGTATAAAATCAGGGCAAATAAGACAACCTGAAGCACTTGGAATATCTGCTGAACTGAAAGATAAG GGCTATGCATTGCTGTGTGTTGGTTTCCCGACTTGTGATGTTGAAGTTGAAACGCAAGATGAAGATGAG GTATATTGGCTCCAGTTCGGGAGATATTTTGCACGAGGACCAGTT GAAAGAGATGATTATGCACTAGAACTTGCAATGGGAGATGAGTGA
- the LOC133913047 gene encoding ferredoxin C 2, chloroplastic isoform X2 translates to MACAAAAAATARIGAGRGPCLWRSDKSSSILVGSAPLLPSSPSANRPARGTRARASELQRAPGTAIAAGVATHKVTVHDRERGVVHEFVVPEDQYILHTAEAQDIRLPFACRHGCCTSCAVRIKSGQIRQPEALGISAELKDKGYALLCVGFPTCDVEVETQDEDEVYWLQFGRYFARGPVERDDYALELAMGDE, encoded by the exons Atggcctgcgccgccgccgccgccgccac GGCTCGCATCGGAGCTGGGAGAGGACCCTGTCTGTGGAGGAGCGACAAGAGCTCGAGCATTCTCGTCGGTTCCGCGCCCCTGCTTCCTTCGTCGCCGTCCGCAAACCGCCCCGCCCGGGGCACGAGGGCGCGCGCCTCGGAGCTGCAGCGGGCGCCCGGGACGGCCATTGCCGCTGGTGTCGCGACGCACAAGGTCACCGTCCACGACCGGGAGCGCGGGGTCGTCCACGAGTTCGTCGTGCCAGAG GACCAGTACATTCTGCACACCGCGGAGGCGCAGGACATCAGGCTGCCTTTCGCGTGCCGCCATG GTTGCTGTACTAGCTGCGCTGTTCGTATAAAATCAGGGCAAATAAGACAACCTGAAGCACTTGGAATATCTGCTGAACTGAAAGATAAG GGCTATGCATTGCTGTGTGTTGGTTTCCCGACTTGTGATGTTGAAGTTGAAACGCAAGATGAAGATGAG GTATATTGGCTCCAGTTCGGGAGATATTTTGCACGAGGACCAGTT GAAAGAGATGATTATGCACTAGAACTTGCAATGGGAGATGAGTGA